A portion of the Candidatus Rokuibacteriota bacterium genome contains these proteins:
- a CDS encoding response regulator, which translates to MSAPSGTLVAGTLVGIVDDDPSVRKGLARLIKAAGYRVEVFASAREFLARPQQEDPSCLLLDVRMPGLTGLELQEALAIAGRRISIVFVSGHGNVVGSVKAMKGGAIDFLTKPVDARDLLDAIERAVAKAFTAQREQAGVTDVQGRLKTLTAREAQVFALVVTGMLNKQVAAELGIVEKTVKVHRASVMEKMRAGSLAELVRLADRAGIIAKP; encoded by the coding sequence ATGAGCGCTCCTTCGGGGACCCTGGTGGCGGGGACCCTGGTGGGTATTGTGGACGATGACCCGTCCGTGCGGAAGGGTCTGGCGCGCCTGATCAAGGCCGCCGGGTATCGAGTCGAGGTCTTCGCGTCGGCCCGCGAGTTCCTGGCGCGTCCGCAGCAGGAGGACCCCTCCTGCCTGCTCCTGGACGTTCGGATGCCCGGCCTGACGGGGCTGGAGCTGCAGGAGGCGCTCGCGATCGCGGGGCGCAGGATATCGATCGTCTTCGTCTCGGGCCACGGCAACGTCGTGGGCAGCGTCAAGGCCATGAAGGGCGGGGCGATCGATTTTCTCACGAAGCCCGTCGACGCCCGGGACCTCCTGGACGCGATCGAGCGGGCTGTGGCCAAGGCGTTCACGGCGCAGCGGGAACAGGCCGGAGTCACGGACGTGCAGGGCCGCCTCAAGACCCTGACAGCGCGGGAGGCACAGGTCTTCGCGCTCGTCGTGACCGGGATGCTCAACAAGCAGGTCGCGGCCGAACTGGGCATAGTCGAAAAGACGGTCAAAGTGCACCGGGCTAGCGTCATGGAGAAGATGCGGGCGGGCTCGCTGGCCGAGCTGGTCCGGCTGGCTGATCGGGCAGGCATCATCGCGAAGCCCTGA
- a CDS encoding ATP-binding protein codes for MPERKTVVLLNPDPRLLPESIAVEQRIRSTLEPAFGSGIDIYTEYLDLGSLSEDRSERLLTRFLRQKHQGRKVDLVIPITFPVLRFFLKHRAELFPGVPAIFCAANLDAIKGLDLGPDITGVRLRSEWGATLEAALKVDPGIRQVIVITGTAEIGRDLEAAAAEDLDRYRERVALTYLTGLPMAQLLDAVARLPKDSIVLFVSLLRDGAGRLFTNPEAVSLIARASSVPVYSWSETYLGLGIVGGHLASFEAQGTRAAELGLRILRGEKPKNVPIVDGEGAAYIFDGRQLRRWGIGENQLPQGSIVRYQDPSLWAVYRGYVVGGVLILGVMSLMWALHLQRAGRRRVELSLDERLRFESLLSKLSAGLIHISLNDLDDEINRGLRRVGEFLKVDRANLHEYVVEGAIVRISWAVEGIEPLSRAMESDQFPWATEQFRRGHMVRFSRLDELPEQAAIDRQSYQRSGTRSILSLPLGAGDSLLGVLSFDSVRTERTWPDALVSRLQLLSEVFAGALERRREELALNKRLRFEALLSELYAVFSGLPVLEIDYEITQGLRRIVDFLEVDRGSLVKFSEDRLTAQTTHSWAADRIAQAPSAIALDQIPWTAAQLQGGVAVRFSRLEEIPGEEAAMDRRTYLALGIKSRVEIPLMIGDTVGGALALSTLAAERTWRDELVERLRLFGEMFANNLARKQSELEAQGLRNELAHAGRVATIGELTTSLAHELNQPLTAILSNAQAGQRALETAPVNLEEVGEILKDIVEDDKRAGDVIRRLRSLLTKGDPQMKALDLNEALDEVARLVSADSDVRGVSIRLELADGLPPVLGDRVQLQQVALNLVLNGMDAMRESGTPDRVLVLRTARADAKTVRVEVRDAGTGINEGDMGKIFQTFFTTKPGGMGMGLAITRSIVDVHGGHLEAHNNPDGGATFSFTLPTGHDGP; via the coding sequence ATGCCGGAGCGGAAGACGGTGGTGCTGCTGAACCCGGATCCGCGGCTGTTGCCCGAATCCATCGCCGTGGAACAGCGGATCCGGTCGACACTCGAGCCGGCCTTCGGATCGGGCATCGACATCTATACCGAGTATCTCGATCTCGGGTCGCTTTCTGAGGACCGGAGCGAGCGGTTGTTGACGCGGTTTCTGCGGCAGAAGCATCAAGGCCGCAAGGTCGACCTGGTCATCCCAATCACGTTTCCGGTCCTGCGCTTTTTCCTGAAGCACCGTGCGGAGCTCTTCCCCGGCGTGCCGGCTATTTTCTGCGCCGCGAATCTGGATGCCATCAAGGGGCTCGACCTAGGGCCTGACATCACCGGTGTCCGGTTGCGCTCGGAGTGGGGCGCGACGCTCGAGGCCGCGCTCAAGGTCGATCCGGGCATACGGCAGGTGATCGTGATCACCGGGACAGCGGAGATCGGACGGGACTTGGAGGCGGCTGCCGCCGAGGACCTGGACCGCTACCGCGAGCGGGTCGCGCTCACGTATCTGACGGGATTGCCGATGGCGCAGCTGCTGGACGCGGTCGCCCGCTTGCCCAAGGACAGCATTGTCCTTTTCGTGTCGCTGCTCCGTGATGGGGCGGGGCGCCTTTTCACCAATCCCGAAGCCGTATCGCTCATCGCCCGAGCCTCGAGCGTGCCCGTCTACAGCTGGTCGGAGACCTACCTCGGTCTTGGCATTGTGGGTGGCCACCTCGCGAGCTTCGAGGCCCAGGGAACCAGGGCCGCGGAGCTCGGGTTGCGAATTCTCCGTGGGGAGAAGCCGAAGAACGTCCCCATCGTCGACGGCGAGGGAGCCGCGTACATCTTCGACGGCCGGCAGCTCCGACGCTGGGGCATCGGCGAGAACCAGCTTCCGCAGGGGAGCATCGTGCGGTATCAGGACCCATCGCTGTGGGCGGTCTACCGAGGCTATGTGGTCGGTGGAGTGCTGATCCTCGGCGTGATGAGTCTCATGTGGGCACTCCACCTCCAGCGGGCGGGCCGGAGGCGCGTGGAGCTGTCGCTCGACGAGCGCCTGAGGTTCGAGAGCCTGCTGTCCAAGCTGTCCGCGGGCTTGATTCATATCTCGCTGAACGATCTGGATGACGAGATTAATCGGGGGCTTCGGCGGGTCGGCGAGTTCCTCAAGGTGGATAGGGCCAATCTCCACGAATACGTCGTGGAGGGGGCCATCGTTCGTATCTCATGGGCCGTGGAGGGGATCGAGCCGCTGTCACGGGCCATGGAGTCTGATCAGTTCCCCTGGGCTACCGAGCAGTTCCGGCGTGGACACATGGTCCGGTTCTCCCGGCTGGACGAGCTTCCCGAGCAAGCCGCGATCGACCGGCAGAGTTATCAGAGAAGCGGCACGCGGTCAATTCTGTCGCTCCCGCTGGGCGCCGGGGACTCACTTCTGGGCGTACTGTCCTTCGATTCTGTTCGCACCGAGAGGACCTGGCCGGACGCCCTGGTGTCGCGCCTCCAGCTCCTCAGCGAGGTCTTCGCCGGCGCCCTGGAGCGGCGGCGAGAGGAGCTTGCGCTCAACAAGCGGCTGCGCTTCGAAGCCCTCCTGTCGGAGCTGTACGCCGTGTTCAGCGGCTTGCCGGTACTCGAAATAGACTACGAGATCACGCAGGGACTCCGCCGTATCGTGGACTTCCTCGAGGTCGATCGGGGCAGCCTGGTCAAGTTCTCCGAAGACAGGCTGACGGCGCAGACCACGCATTCATGGGCGGCCGATAGGATAGCGCAGGCGCCATCGGCGATCGCGCTCGATCAGATCCCCTGGACCGCGGCGCAGCTGCAGGGTGGAGTCGCGGTTCGCTTCTCTCGGCTCGAAGAGATCCCGGGAGAGGAAGCCGCGATGGACCGGCGGACCTACCTCGCCTTGGGCATCAAGTCGCGCGTCGAGATCCCGCTGATGATCGGGGATACGGTCGGGGGGGCGCTCGCGCTCAGCACCCTTGCGGCCGAGCGCACGTGGCGGGACGAGCTCGTGGAGCGCCTCCGGCTCTTCGGGGAGATGTTCGCCAACAACTTGGCGCGCAAGCAGTCGGAACTGGAGGCGCAGGGACTGCGGAACGAGCTCGCCCACGCCGGACGCGTCGCGACCATCGGGGAGCTCACCACGTCGCTGGCTCATGAGCTCAACCAGCCTCTGACCGCGATCCTGAGCAATGCTCAGGCCGGCCAGCGTGCCCTCGAAACCGCCCCGGTGAACCTCGAGGAGGTAGGTGAGATCCTCAAGGACATCGTCGAGGACGACAAGCGAGCCGGTGACGTGATCCGCCGGCTGCGCAGTCTCCTCACGAAGGGTGATCCACAGATGAAGGCGCTCGACCTCAACGAAGCGCTGGATGAGGTGGCGCGGCTCGTGAGCGCAGACTCGGATGTCCGCGGCGTCTCGATCCGGCTCGAGCTGGCCGATGGGCTTCCTCCCGTGCTGGGCGACCGGGTGCAGCTCCAGCAGGTGGCCCTGAACCTTGTCCTCAACGGGATGGACGCCATGCGAGAGTCGGGCACTCCTGACCGGGTCCTCGTCCTCCGGACGGCCAGGGCCGACGCGAAGACTGTTCGGGTGGAGGTGCGGGACGCAGGGACGGGAATCAACGAGGGCGACATGGGCAAGATCTTCCAGACGTTCTTCACGACCAAGCCCGGCGGGATGGGCATGGGCCTGGCGATCACCCGATCCATTGTCGACGTCCACGGCGGCCACCTGGAGGCCCACAATAACCCGGACGGCGGGGCGACCTTCTCCTTCACGCTGCCCACCGGCCACGACGGGCCATGA